From the genome of Diachasmimorpha longicaudata isolate KC_UGA_2023 chromosome 19, iyDiaLong2, whole genome shotgun sequence:
tatttttaataaattaatacagtatattttcaattttcaactattattgatttcattctcatacattttttaattcttcccGGTTATGTTGAGTCCATCAAAGCTGGCAAAATGGCTGATTCTCAAAATGCTGAGGCCTGCTGAATTAACGTGTTGGTCAAATGAGGGTCGAACTCTTCCTCAATGACAGTTACACGTTTTATTATGGGAAAACGTGGATCAGCGATGCAAAATTTCGCTTTCTGTTTCCCTGCAAAAAACATTTGTAACTGCATTTGTGCTCGGAATTTAGGATTCACGGTGTTGTTGGCATAATAATTGGAGACAGTTTCGACTTTCATCGGGCACTTGACTTCGATTACAGCAGTTTGTGTTACACCATAGGGTGATGCTCCAAACCATGGGTACATAGGCGATAATAataagccagattttgtgatTTTCTCTCCGATTAACTCTTCTACAATCTTGATGACTTCTGCTTCCAACTCTCTTCCCCTCGCCATCGCATCAGACTCTATCATTTTTCCTCCCATGATTTCTCTGAAGAGCGCTCCTTCTGTTGTACGACAACAACAAGTCTCGTAGAGAATTGAGGCTGTGATTCGGCCATATCTCATCTCATACCAAATCGGGGATTCACTCTGATCTTTCGTGCAATTAGCCACTACCGCACAGTCATCATAAGTATAACTGTTCTGACAATAgttcaaaaattcatcgatGTCAAGACGATTTCCAGAATAACTCAAAGCTAAATGATGGAGTGAGATTTTTTCCCAACTGGCCCTaggtttgaaaaattcaacaagatGATTTTGCTTATCTTCCTGAATTCCTCGTTCTATTATCCtctgtaaaaatttattggagtTGCTCCTCGTAGATGACGCAGGTGCCGGAATGTGTTTGTCTGGATTTATTCCTTTTGCTTCTTTGACTATCTCCCCGATGgtcatacattttattttagaTCCTACGGAAGACAATCTTGACTTCTTCCAATAACACGTGATTTCAGTGGGGGATGGCTCTTCCGACCTCCGATGTAACCAAGCCACAAAAGCAAGTACGTGCTTGCATCCACCTGAAAAAATGGGACTTCATAATTTGTCGAAACAAAATGTCAGTTATTGACTAGTTTAAAAAACATAAAGTTTACTAGGCCGttcgaaaaaattgagaagtttTTCAAAAGTAAAGGCTTAAGCTGAAAAAGGGGAAATCTTTTTGATAAacgaaaatcaatgaaattcttCGGACaactatgaaaattattggtcATTTGAATAGTCAGAGGGTCAAAGATGATTACAAAAATGATTACTAAAAAACTTCAAAGGTTTCAATGAACCGAAGTGTTAGGGAAAGGAAAGGAATATtgttcaaaaattattaacaatccTCTACCGGCTGCAGCAGCGCAGTCATGACATTGTGCTTCTTCAATCCTCTCGTTCTCCTCATCAATCACGACACTGACAGAATATCCTTTATCGTGAATTTTGTGTTCCGGACATACTCGTGCTTTAATAGTGCATAACCCTGAATCACGATGTACCTGAACCCAACCAACTGCCTCATCTCCATAGGTGGGGCGAGTTGCTCTGaagtaaattgaaataaaaatgaattgattatttgaacgtataattatatttttagtattttaaGCAATAAGTTATTTAATCTTCGAAACGTACCTGCCGGCTTTGACACCTCTGTTTTCCGCACTCTGACACAAATTTGATTTAAAATAAACTGCGAGCA
Proteins encoded in this window:
- the LOC135171205 gene encoding uncharacterized protein LOC135171205, whose translation is MRPTMEANFDQASSQNLPKVDVEMLAVYFKSNLCQSAENRGVKAGRATRPTYGDEAVGWVQVHRDSGLCTIKARVCPEHKIHDKGYSVSVVIDEENERIEEAQCHDCAAAAGGCKHVLAFVAWLHRRSEEPSPTEITCYWKKSRLSSVGSKIKCMTIGEIVKEAKGINPDKHIPAPASSTRSNSNKFLQRIIERGIQEDKQNHLVEFFKPRASWEKISLHHLALSYSGNRLDIDEFLNYCQNSYTYDDCAVVANCTKDQSESPIWYEMRYGRITASILYETCCCRTTEGALFREIMGGKMIESDAMARGRELEAEVIKIVEELIGEKITKSGLLLSPMYPWFGASPYGVTQTAVIEVKCPMKVETVSNYYANNTVNPKFRAQMQLQMFFAGKQKAKFCIADPRFPIIKRVTVIEEEFDPHLTNTLIQQASAF